From a region of the Tiliqua scincoides isolate rTilSci1 chromosome 4, rTilSci1.hap2, whole genome shotgun sequence genome:
- the DDX20 gene encoding probable ATP-dependent RNA helicase DDX20, translating to MAAPETAPAAAESWMRTRDVLVPEGPEDFGSLLLSAPVLEGLKAAGFLRPSPVQLKAIPLGRCGLDLIVQAKSGTGKTCVFSTVALDSLILESPVTQILILAPTREIAVQIHAVITTIGIKMEGLECHVFIGGTPLNQDKMKLKKCHIAVGSPGRIKQLIELDYLNTASIRLFILDEADKLLEEGSFQEQVNWIYSSLPANKQMLAVSATYPESLANTLCRYMRDPTFIQLNPTDPSLIGLKQYFKVVNSHPLPHKTFEEKAEHLQELFSKIPFNQALVFSNLHSRAQHLAEILTSKGFPAECISGNMNQNQRLDAMAKLKQFHCRVLISTDLTSRGIDAEKVNLVINLDVPLDWETYMHRIGRAGRFGTLGLAVTYCCRGEEETMMMKIAQKCNLRLLPLPEPIPPELMDQFEGWDVEVTAVPYPNASLHASLLPAKRPEGTGQNKAASTSVQSCPVACESPAAAKSKQDLGQKRSLKSRTEHAKAKAAPRNPQPSHSTTQQKCQMESDLQTAGQRHKLEQEQEALKSMLPKIPCLSSFKNQQSTSTCSIAELIEDYEYFIKEGLEREVEIIRSYSGPGEQHQHPESDAVDCATVESSKPAATAAASAGELDSDSSSSTSGASICSEEDQLSVQVSSDTQQRDHDVLSTEETLQRCAGRSSTSPKQEKFQEAPCLPKKIKPNMKQSRPINQPHPVKSFKRETVEYAPPGNREDMSYEDYWKAYYWAWQEYYAANSHSYYQMYQKRLSRWSAYRANEVYFQELLKDGQ from the exons ATCTCATTGTGCAAGCAAAATCTGGAACTGGTAAAACCTGTGTGTTCTCCACTGTTGCACTTGATTCTCTTATCCTGGAAAGCCCAGTTACACAG ATTTTGATCTTAGCTCCTACCCGAGAAATTGCTGTTCAGATTCATGCAGTTATTACAACAATTGGGATCAAAATGGAAGGGTTGGAATGTCATGTCTTCATAGGAGGAACCCCATTAAACCAAGATAAAATGAAGCTGAAGAAGTGTCACATAGCAGTAGGCTCTCCTG gtcGCATAAAGCAACTCATAGAATTGGACTATCTGAATACAGCCAGCATTCGTCTCTTCATTCTTGATGAAGCAGATAAACTTCTGGAAGAAGGCAGTTTCCAGGAGCAAGTCAA TTGGATTTACTCTTCTCTACCTGCCAACAAGCAGATGTTGGCTGTTTCAGCCACCTATCCTGAATCCTTGGCCAATACTTTGTGTAGGTACATGAGGGATCCCACCTTCATACAGTTGAATCCCACTGACCCAAGTCTCATTG GGTTGAAGCAATACTTCAAAGTTGTGAATTCTCACCCATTACCTCATAAGACTTTTGAGGAGAAAGCTGAGCACTTACAGGAGCTCTTCAGCAAGATTCCCTTCAACCAGGCCTTGGTCTTTTCAAATCTACATAGCCG AGCTCAACACCTGGCAGAAATATTGACATCGAAAGGTTTTCCTGCTGAGTGCATTTCAGGCAA TATGAATCAGAACCAAAGACTTGATGCCATGGCTAAACTCAAGCAGTTCCATTGCAGAGTTTTGATTTCAACTGATTTG ACTTCCCGTGGAATCGATGCTGAGAAGGTGAATCTAGTCATTAACCTAGATGTGCCTTTGGACTGGGAAACGTACATGCATCGGATTGGCAGAGCTGGGCGCTTTG GAACTTTAGGGCTAGCAGTGACATATTGCTGCCGTGGTGAAGAGGAGACCATGATGATGAAAATTGCACAGAAATGTAACCTTCGACTTCTTCCTTTACCAG AACCTATACCTCCTGAATTGATGGATCAATTTGAAGGCTGGGATGTTGAAGTCACAGCTGTCCCGTACCCCAATGCTTCACTGCATGCTTCTCTACTTCCTGCTAAAAGACCAGAGGGAACAGGGCAGAACAAAGCAGCAAGCACCAGTGTACAGAGTTGTCCTGTTGCTTGTGAAAGTCCTGCTGCAGCTAAATCAAAACAGGATCTCGGACAGAAGAGGTCactgaaaagcagaactgagcatgCCAAGGCAAAGGCAGCACCCAGGAATCCACAGCCTTCCCATAGCACCACACAGCAGAAATGTCAGATGGAATCTGATCTCCAAACTGCAGGGCAACGTCACAAACTAGAGCAGGAACAGGAAGCCTTAAAAAGCATGCTCCCCAAGATCCCTTGCCTGTCATCTTTTAAGAACCAGCAGTCCACAAGTACATGCAGCATTGCTGAACTTATTGAGGACTATGAATACTTCATTAAGGAAGGACTTGAGAGAGAAGTGGAAATCATAAGAAGCTATTCAGGTCCTGGAGAGCAGCATCAACACCCAGAAAGTGATGCTGTGGATTGCGCAACAGTAGAATCTAGCAAGCCtgcagcaacagctgctgcctcagctggagagttggatagtgATAGTTCTTCCTCCACTTCTGGTGCATCCATTTGTAGTGAGGAGGACCAGTTGTCTGTCCAGGTCTCTTCTGATACACAGCAAAGGGATCACGATGTGTTGTCAACAGAAGAGACTCTTCAGAGATGTGCTGGGAGGTCCAGTACTAGTCCGAAACAAGAAAAGTTTCAAGAGGCTCCTTGTCTCCCAAAGAAAATTAAACCAAATATGAAACAAAGTAGGCCAATTAACCAGCCTCATCCTGTCAAGTCTTTCAAGAGAGAGACTGTAGAATATGCACCCCCAGGGAACCGTGAGGATATGAGTTATGAAGATTACTGGAAAGCGTATTACTGGGCATGGCAGGAATACTATGCAGCCAATTCTCATTCATACTATCAAATGTATCAGAAACGGTTGAGCAGGTGGTCTGCATATCGTGCCAATGAAGTCTATTTTCAAGAGCTGCTAAAGGATGGTCAGTGA